A portion of the Candidatus Methylacidithermus pantelleriae genome contains these proteins:
- a CDS encoding dienelactone hydrolase family protein, protein MVHPRERPKEYRPGAGFPSWQLVFLFVFCVFFPVLWERNLFEAWAETPRENPAPSSALARLPGVMINLSDFGATDMAYLSLPLQVPKGGVILVHGKWGLEEGMKQFTHRFAKEGFVALAVDLFNGQTADDPEMAEDLVRTLHPESAETTLQAAVRFLKESPRFHVDHVGLVGWGNGATVLLEVASRLKDVDALVVFYPEGISGRKFEEPAAPVCGIFGLEDSLFPPETARQFMGSLEKVNKETRAYFFPGAHDFADPKSAHWRPGVTEKALQTTWRFLEDQYSRHKRKRNGFWKELFGSLPGLGLTRLSSLSLTNRWIMLGKRTYGQRVCGAALGLRARQSLLEHGAG, encoded by the coding sequence GTGGTGCATCCACGGGAAAGACCGAAAGAATATCGCCCGGGTGCCGGTTTTCCATCCTGGCAACTGGTTTTTCTTTTCGTTTTTTGCGTTTTCTTTCCGGTTCTTTGGGAAAGGAACCTCTTTGAAGCGTGGGCCGAAACGCCTAGAGAAAACCCAGCACCTTCTTCGGCACTAGCTCGTCTGCCTGGGGTTATGATCAATTTGTCAGACTTTGGTGCTACCGACATGGCCTATCTTTCGCTTCCCCTGCAGGTACCCAAGGGGGGAGTGATTTTGGTGCATGGCAAGTGGGGATTAGAGGAGGGGATGAAACAGTTTACCCACAGATTTGCCAAGGAGGGGTTTGTGGCGCTGGCAGTGGATCTCTTTAACGGGCAAACGGCAGACGACCCCGAGATGGCCGAGGATCTGGTTCGGACTCTGCATCCCGAATCAGCCGAAACGACTCTCCAGGCGGCTGTGCGGTTTTTAAAGGAAAGCCCACGATTTCATGTGGACCATGTCGGACTGGTGGGGTGGGGAAACGGGGCAACTGTCCTTTTGGAGGTTGCCTCGCGGTTAAAAGATGTGGACGCCCTTGTGGTCTTCTATCCGGAGGGGATTTCAGGGCGAAAGTTTGAAGAGCCTGCGGCTCCCGTCTGCGGCATTTTTGGTTTGGAAGATTCCCTTTTCCCTCCCGAAACGGCACGGCAGTTCATGGGAAGTCTAGAGAAAGTCAATAAGGAGACGCGTGCCTACTTTTTCCCGGGGGCACATGATTTTGCCGACCCCAAAAGCGCACACTGGAGGCCAGGTGTAACGGAAAAAGCCTTGCAGACGACGTGGCGTTTTCTCGAGGACCAGTACTCTCGGCATAAGCGCAAAAGGAACGGCTTTTGGAAAGAACTTTTCGGTAGCCTCCCGGGCTTGGGCTTAACCAGGTTGTCGAGCTTGTCTCTCACAAACCGGTGGATCATGTTAGGCAAACGGACCTATGGACAGAGAGTTTGCGGGGCGGCTCTTGGGCTACGCGCGAGGCAGTCCCTCTTGGAACATGGCGCTGGATGA
- a CDS encoding lipoate--protein ligase family protein, which translates to MALDEVLFVGVRQPVLRFYGWDQPCWTIGYSQSWKEVPEGACFIRRITGGGSVLHGEDLTYSLVVPRECEFARLSPRESYRRIHGALRDALGKLGLSADLAREMDGCASPRCFDSATIFDVTVKGRKIAGGAQRRSKKGLLHQGSIRLDAISDWEALEAVFASFLALELKVHWTMDSPTQQEGQEAHMLERLRYTSPAWNKRW; encoded by the coding sequence ATGGCGCTGGATGAGGTTCTCTTTGTGGGTGTGCGGCAACCGGTTCTCCGTTTTTATGGCTGGGATCAGCCCTGCTGGACGATTGGGTATTCCCAGTCCTGGAAGGAGGTGCCGGAGGGAGCCTGCTTCATTCGGCGGATCACCGGTGGGGGAAGTGTCCTCCACGGCGAGGATCTTACCTATTCGCTCGTTGTTCCAAGGGAATGTGAGTTTGCTCGGCTTTCTCCGCGTGAGTCGTACCGGCGGATTCATGGAGCACTTCGGGATGCATTGGGCAAGCTGGGGTTGTCCGCCGATTTGGCTCGAGAGATGGATGGGTGTGCGTCCCCTCGATGTTTTGACAGTGCCACTATCTTTGACGTGACCGTGAAGGGACGAAAGATCGCAGGGGGAGCTCAGAGAAGGTCAAAAAAAGGTTTGCTTCACCAGGGATCGATTCGATTGGACGCGATTTCTGACTGGGAAGCGTTGGAAGCAGTTTTTGCCTCCTTTTTGGCCTTGGAGCTCAAGGTCCACTGGACCATGGATTCCCCTACCCAGCAGGAGGGTCAAGAAGCCCACATGTTGGAGCGCTTGCGGTACACGAGCCCCGCTTGGAACAAGCGGTGGTAA
- a CDS encoding NADPH-dependent FMN reductase: MGTLVIIVGTNRVGARSRLVASQIAEFFVRELEVSVQAMDLGKLDPVLFSPTAYQVPSPVVVEMEKELVHSSAMVVVCPEYNGGMPGIVKLFIDLLPHPELFDGKPVWLVGVASGRFGGVRALAQLEQVLSSLGAYVFPKKLFFPGIAVLLSNRSRVEDPKLCQSMADQARLFWSFAQRMGSPSPAPR, translated from the coding sequence TTGGGTACTCTCGTCATCATCGTGGGAACGAACCGAGTAGGGGCAAGGAGCCGGCTGGTTGCCAGTCAAATTGCGGAGTTTTTTGTCCGGGAGCTCGAGGTAAGCGTCCAAGCGATGGATCTTGGCAAGCTGGATCCGGTGCTTTTTTCTCCGACCGCCTATCAAGTTCCTTCGCCCGTCGTGGTGGAGATGGAGAAAGAACTTGTACACTCTAGCGCAATGGTTGTGGTTTGTCCCGAATATAATGGGGGGATGCCCGGGATTGTAAAACTCTTCATTGATCTTCTCCCTCATCCCGAGCTTTTCGATGGCAAACCCGTGTGGCTCGTAGGAGTCGCCAGCGGACGTTTTGGAGGAGTCCGGGCGCTTGCGCAGCTCGAACAAGTTTTGTCGAGTCTGGGAGCCTACGTGTTTCCCAAAAAATTGTTTTTTCCTGGAATCGCAGTTCTTCTTTCGAACCGTTCACGAGTGGAAGACCCAAAGCTTTGCCAGTCGATGGCAGATCAGGCGCGCTTGTTTTGGAGTTTCGCCCAGCGAATGGGTTCCCCATCCCCAGCGCCGAGATAG